In the Thermomicrobiales bacterium genome, GAACAGGCGGGAGCTCATGCCACTGGAAAGGATCGCGTCGATCATTCCCTGGGTATAGCGCCTGTCGTCGGTGTAGGGGAGCGCTGGATGGCCGATGCACAGGTGTGCCTGTTCGGTTGGCCGGTTGACGAGCCGCACGTGGGGCGCAGTGTGCTGAAAGACGGACGGAATGATAATGGTTGGTGTGGCTGGGGCCATGGCGCCGAAGTAGCGATCGGCAAGCTCGACGACGCGCTCGTGGTCGACCTTCCCCGCAACCGCGATGACCAGGCGATCCGGGCTGTAGTAGCGGTCGAGGAAGTTGTGCAGGTCGCTCGTTCCGATCGAGCCGACGGTTTCCTCGGTGCCGATAATCGTGCGGCCGACCGGCTGATTGTCCCAGACCACCTCGTCGATGATGTCGTGGACAAGATCGTCCGGAGTGTCGACGATCCCTCGGATCTCCTCAAAGATGACGAGCCGCTCTTTTTCGAGCTCGTCGGCGGGAAAGGTTGAATGACGGAGGATGTCGGCCAGGACATCGAACGCGAGGTCAAGCTTGTCGGCCGGAACCTTGGCCCAGTAATTCGTGCTTTCGCGTCCTGTCGCCGCGTTGAGGATGCCGCCGACGCCCTCGATTTCCTCGGAGATCGTTGCCGGGTCGGGGCGTTTTTCGGTGCCCTTGAACAGCATGTGCTCGAGCACGTGGGAAATCCCCGCGTGAGACTCGATTTCCCAGCGAGACCCTACGTTGTAGTTGAAGATGACCGTGGCCGAATGGACATGGTTCATCCGGCTCGTCACGATTCGAACACCGTTCGGCAGCGTCGTCTTCCGAAAGAAGTCGGTTACCTCGGTCCGCGGGCCTGCAATCGTTGAGGTCACTCGGATTCCTGTTCCGTATTCATTGGCGATCGATCTCTCGTCAAATGCACCGCCAGCGCGAGCGCCTCATGGATCGCTGACTGCATGATTGTCGCCCGGTGGCCTGAAAGCGCTAGCTTCCGGGTCTCCACGCGATCAGGCAGCGCGACGGCGATGTAAACAAGGCCGACTGGCTTCCGGGCTGTGGCCCCGCTCGGACCAGCAATACCCGTGCTGGAAATGGCAAAATCGACATCCAGTGCTCGTCGGGCGCCAGCTGCCATCTCGGCAGCGCACTCCTCGCTCACCGCGCCAACGCGGTCGAGCGTGCTGTGCGTGACACCGAGTACCCGCACCTTTGCTTCGTTTGAATACGTGACGAAGCCGCCCGTCAGATAGTCGGACGACCCAGCGATCTGAGTGATCGCGTACGCGATCCCTCCGCCGGTGCACGATTCGGCAGTCGCGCAGGTCCAGCCACGCTGGCGAAGCTGATTTCCAAGTTGCTCGGCCAGCCCAAGGACTGGCTCTGGAAATGATACGGACTCCAGTTTCATGTTCACCTGTCGCGGAGTATCGTTCACTCAGGGTTCTCGTTGCAACCTCACGGGCGTGGGTTGTGATAATCAGCCGCAGATTGTCTCCGCGCGGTCTTCGGAAAGGCACGACGGTAGCGCGATGACCTATCAGTCGACCCGCGAAGTCGTCCGCAGGGTGATGCCACTGCTGGACCAGTTGGCGACCAGCTCAGTCGATAAGGCGCGGTTGCTGCAGTACCTGTCGGCATCGGCCGGCGTTGATTGGGGTGTGCTCGAGGTTGCAGCCGATCGGGTTGTGGGCGGAGCGCGAGTAGTCACATACCGTGATTGTGCCAACGGAGCCGAGCATTCACTCGTCTACCCGGACGCGCTGGCAGCGGACTTGCGCGATCTCGTCGTTGCTGAATACAAGCGGCTAGCTGTCGATCGGCCGTTGTCGTTGATGGATGAACGGTTGTTCGCCCACTTCTATAGCAGTCAGTGCGCGAGTTGCGTGTTTCGTGGACCAGGCAATGAGCAGATCCACGCCGAGTGCTACTTCGCGGGATATCCAGTCAACTTCGAGCCGACTGCCTAGTCGGAGCACGCTCATCGCGCACCCCGACTGATCGATCTGCGTGCGTTGCCGCGGGGCTACTTCAGTGTCTGAATGTAGGCAATCAGATCGGCGACCTTCTGGGGAGTCAGCTGGCTGGAGAAGTCCGGCATCACCGGCGGGTATCCCTCGACCAGGTGGCTGTTGGGCTTCTCAATCGCAGTCTGGATATAGGCTTCGTCGGCGGTCACGCTGGACCCATCAGCCAACTTCACCTGATTACCGTAGAGACCCTTCCAGGTCGGGCCGGTCAATTTCGATCCGTCGATCGAGTGGCAAGCCACACAACCAAGGCTGGTCGCGAGCGCCTTCCCGTCATCCGCATTTCCCGCTGGCAGCGCGACAGGGCTGCCGCTCTCGGCGCCAGGTGATCCCACGGGCGAGCCGTCCGCCACAGGGGATGCTTTAATATTTCGCGCCTCCATCGTCGCGAGCGTCTGCTGATTGGTTCCGCTGTCATCGGTCCCAGAGCAGGCAGCCTGGAGGGACACGAGCACCAGCAGCGCGGCTGCGATGGCCATCACTGACAGCGATCGCGCTCGGCGAGGACGAGGAGTACCTTCGACCTTCTCCTGGATCTCGAGCATGTTCTTCTTTCCTTGGATCCGACCACCCAACCCACGGACGCGCCCACCCACTGGCGCATCGCCGTGTAACGTATCACAACATCCGGGGGTTTGCACCGCGCGGCAGACCTCGAGTGTGGAACAATCGCCGGTTGGCGGGTCCGCGCGCCGCGCGACCGCAACTTGGCACTAGACGATATCGCTCTCGGGGGGATCCAACGTGGGAAGAGTTACGAAACGAATACTGCTGTTCGCGATCGTCGCGATTGCGCTATCCGGTTGCGGCGGGGGGAATAGCGGCGCGGATCAATCGGTCAAGGACCTGGTTACAAATCTGAGCACGAGCAACTACGCGGGAGCATGGGATGTGCTCCACCCCGCTCAGCAGCGAGTAGTTCCGAAGGATCTCTTCATCCGCTGTGGCGTCGATTCCGAGAAGACGAAGGATCCGAAGGTCGACAATCTCGAAATCCTGGAGACCAGGAAGGTGAACAAAGATCTCCCCTGGGTCGGGAAGGTAGATGCCACCGAGGTCAAGATCCGGATGCTTCAGGGCGAGGATACTCGCGAAGGGTTCTACGATGTCGTCAAGGTCGATGGCACATGGCGATGGACCCTGACGACGCGATCACTGAGCGCGTTCGAGGCTGGAAACTGCCCGCCATAATGGTCGGGATCAGTCTGCTGGCCAGAGGCCGGCCGCGTGCAGAGCGGCGCGGCTGAGCTCGCCGATGGCGTATTCCCCGTCGTGCTGGTCGGGGAACCCCTCGCAGAAGACGGCGAGGATCATCCGCCCGACTGGTGTCTCGACAAACCCGACGTCGTTGGTGACGCCAGCGATACTGCCGGTCTTCGATCCCCAGCGCAGATCGGCACGTTCTGGCAGATAGCGGGCGATTCGCCGCGCATTCTGCTGCCGGGACAGCATTGTCACCATCGCCTCGCGGGCCGCTGTCGACGTGGCGCGATCCCCGAAGATCGCGTCAACGATCGCGACGTAGTCGTCGGGAGTTGCCAGGTTCTCCTGCTCTCCCTCAATTGCCGGCCGGCCCTTCATCTTTCGCGCCAGTGTGGACATCGACATCCCCAGCTCGAGCATCGTCGCGTTTACCGCATCCATTCCGGCAAGGTCGATCAACATGTTCGTTGCCGTGTTGTCGGATATCGAGATCATCAGGTAGATCAGATCGTCGATGGTTAGCTCAATTCCGTCGTGGAGATGCAGCAGAATCCCGCTACCGGCCGCTTTCTCGGTAGCCGACAGAACATGCCGTTGGTCCAGTGACCGCTCACCACGGTCGATCTGACGATAGATCTCGATCATGAGCGGGATCTTGACCGTGCTGGCTGCCTTGAACTGTCGTTGGCCATTGTGACTCCAGCGGTTGCCATCCGGCCCTGCAACCGCGATTCCGACAGTTCCCCCCGACGCCTGCTCGATCGTCGTTACGAGCTCCTCGACCGGTTCCCAGTTGATCTTCATTCGTGTTCCCCCTCGCCTGGCAGCAGTTGCTCCGACCGGCTGCATCGTACCGCAGACGCGTGACAGGTAACGCTCGCGGGGCTAGACATAAACCGCCCGAGAGATTGCTATACTTATTTGATGGATACGAATGAGATCGCCACACCCGAACCACAGCTCGTCCTGCACCCGGTCGCCAGACGAGGGCGGTTCGTGCCACGCAATATCTACGAATTACGGCTCGACGAGCTTGAGGGCTGGTGTCACGATCGGGGCGAGGCGACCTATCGGGCCCGCCAGCTCTACCGCGGGGTCTATCAGCAGCTTGCGAGTGGCTATGACGATGTTCAGGTGCTCCCGAAGCGGTTGCGTGACGCGCTGGCCGAGGACGTGCCGTTCGCGGCGCTGACGCCGATTCACGAGATCTCGACCGACGACGGCGAGACGCTGAAGGTGCTCTACCAGACGGCCGATGGTCAGACACTCGAGACAGTGCTGATGTTCTACTCAGATCGGGCGACTGTCTGCGTTTCCTGTCAGGTTGGCTGTGCCGTCGGTTGCTCATTTTGCGCGACCGGCCTGATGGGGCTGCAACGAAACCTCAGCGCAGGGGAGATGGTCGCTCAGGTGGTGGATATGGCCCGCCGGGCGCGGGACAAGGGCCGCCCATTGACCAATCTGGTGATGATGGGGATGGGCGAGCCGTTCCACAATTACGACAACGTCATGAAGATGGTCGCTATCCTCCACGACCCGATGGGGATGGGCTTCGGCGCGCGTCGAATCACGATCTCGACATCCGGTGTCGTGCCGTTCATCGACAAGCTGGCGACGGAGCCCTGGCAGGTCAACCTGGCGGTCTCGATTCATGCGGGGGACGACGAGCTACGCTCCGAGCTGGTGCCACTCAACCAGCGATGGCCGCTCGCGGAGCTCATCGGCGCAATCCGGCGCTACATCAAGATAACTGGCCGGCGGGTCTCGTTCGAGTACGCAATGCTCAATGGCGTGAACACAAGAGACGACGACGCTCGACAGCTTGCTCGTCGACTGCGCGGGCTACTTTGCCACGTCAACCTGATTCCCTACAACCCGACCCCGGCCTATCCCTACGAGCGACCTGGCAAGGACGTTATCGAACGCTTCGCGGCCATCCTGCGCGATGCTGGAATCCCCGCCACCGTGAGATATTCGCGTGGTGTGGAGATCGCGGCCGCCTGCGGCCAACTCCATGTGGAGCACGCCGCGACGCTGCGTGCGGGGGCCGATTCAGCCTCAGGCTCTCTCGACGACTGACCACCCGGAGCGCGTATGCTCTCGTTGTGGCCCGCGAGATGGACGGTCGGGCCAAATGCAAGGGGGGTGTTCGTGCGGATCGCCTGGTTTGACCCGTACTCTGGCGCCAGTGGGGATATGGTGCTCGGCGCGCTTATCGATGCTGGCTTGTCGGTTGACGCTCTGCGAGATGTGCTGGAGGGGCTTCACCTGCCCGGCTGGAGGCTATCGGCCGAGGCGGCCGGCCAGCACGGGATCACCGGCACTCGCGCCATTGTTGCGGTCGACGATGACGCCCCTGCCCGGGATTGGGCCGTGATCCGTGACCTGCTCGAACGCGCGACGCTCCCCGAGCCGGTGCGCGACGGCGCACTGGCGATCTTCCGCGCTCTGGCAGAGGCCGAGGCTCGCGTTCACGGCGCCGACGTCGAACGGGTTCATTTCCATGAGGTCGGTGGAGTCGATGCGATCATCGACATCGTCGGCGCGGCGGCGGGGTTGTACCTCCTGGGAGTTGAGCGCGTCTTCTCAGGACCTCCGGCGCTGGGCCGCGGCTTCGCACAATCCCAACACGGCACGATTCCAATTCCTGCGCCGGCCACGGCGGAGTTGCTGGCGCGAGCTGGCGCGCCGTCGATCGACGCCGACGTTCAGGCCGAGCTGCTGACCCCGACTGGCGCCGCGATCCTGACGACGTTGGCCGAATTCGAACGACCGATGTTTCGCACGACCGCCGTAGGCTCCGGCTTCGGCCAACGCCAGCTCCCCTGGCCAAATGCGCTGCGAGTCTGGCTTGGCGATCTGTCTGATGCCGTCCCAACTACGGACGAACCAGCGGCTGACAGCGAGCTGCTGCTCGAGGTCAATATCGACGACATGAACCCGGAGTTCTATGAGCTGCTGATCGAGCGGCTCTTCGGTGCTGGCGCGCTGGACGTGTTCCTGACACCGATCGTGATGAAGCGCGGGCGGCCGGCCACGAAGCTGAGCGTCATCACCGGCGCAGACCGACGCCGCGAGATCGAAGAGACGCTGTTCGAAAACAGCTCGACATTCGGGGTCCGGGCAACACGGATCGAGCGGACGAAGACAGATCGCTCGTGGGTGACGGTCGCCACTCGTTGGGGCGACGTTCGGCTGAAGCTGAAGATTTGGCGTGGTCGCGTCGTCGAGGTTGCGCCGGAGTATGCCGATTGTCTCTCGATCGCTCGCCAGGCGGACGCGCCGCTCCGACTGGTCTACGGCGAGGCGAAGCGCATCGGCGACGCATTCGTCGGCCGCCGGGGGGACGCTATCGATGCCGACCGCCAGCGCTGAGGTCAACGCATCAGCGCACCGCGCAGAAATGCGAGGATGAGCCGACCGAGCGCCTCCGGCCGATCCTCCTGGATGAAGTGATTGGCGTGCTCGAAGATATCGGTCCGACTATCGTGGAGAAGCTTGCCGATCTCGACTGCTCGGCTGGATGGAAACGCGCGATCGTTGCCACCCCATGCGACAAGCCCCGGCCTCTCGAAGTTGTAGAGCGCCTCTCGCCAGCGGTGAAAGTCCGCTGACGTCAATCCGTCGATGTGGCTCATGCGGCGCAGGACACTCCAGAGGCCGTCGGTAAACGGGCGCCAGTAGACCGCGATGACATCGTCGGTCAGTCGCTCCTTGTCATCGACGTAGCGGCCGAACGCCTCACGTAGCATGAATGGCCGCGCGGCCGCAGTTGCCAGCCGGCCGGCGATCGGCAGGTTGATGAGGGCGAGCGGCGAGAGTGGTGAGCTGTGCCAGTCGTCGATCCAGACGCTCGTGTTCGTCACGATCATGTCGCTGACCCGGTCAGGCGCTCGGGCGAGCATCTCGCAGGCGACAAGCGCGCCATAGTCATGACCAACCAGCGCCGTCCGTCCGATGCTCAGTTCGTCGAGCACGCGCAGCATCGCCGTTGCCTGACCGGCCGGCGACAGATCGACGGTGGCCGGCCGGTCAGCGAACCCGAAGCCGATCAGATCCGGGACAATGGCGCGGCGCTCGCGGGAGACAACTCGCGCCACGTCCCGCCAGAGAAAGCTCGACGTCGGAATGCCATGCAGGAAAACGATCGGCTCGCCAAGCCCCTCATCCAGCACGAAGGTGCGAATGCCGTCAACGACGACCGGTCGAAGCCGCGCTTGCCAGTCCGCGACCGGATCGGTTGTCATCCTCACGATTCCGACTCGGCCTGATGCTCGACAACCCGCGCGAGATTGGCCAGCGTGCCACTCTGACTGAGGTTCATGAACGCGCTGATGAGATCGACCGGGACCGGGAAGAGGATCGTCGAGTTCTTCTCGGTCGCAATTTCGGTCAGGGTCTGGAGGAATCGGAGTTGCAGCGCGATTGGCTCGGTGGCCATTACCGCGGCGGCGTCGTGAAGCTGCTGGGCTGCCAGCGATTCACCCTCGGCGTGAATGATCTTGGCGCGCTTCTCGCGCTCGGCCTCGGCTTGTCGCGCCATCGCCCGCTGCATCGAGTCTGGTAGCTCAACATCCTTGATCTCGACGACACTGACCTTGATGCCCCATGGCTCCGTTTGCTCGTCGATGATTGTCTGGAGCTTCTGGTTGATAACCTCGCGAGCCGCGAGCAGCTCGTCCAGCTCGACCTGCCCCAGAATCGAGCGAAGCGTCGTCTGGGCGATCTGCGAGGTCGCGCGGACGTAGTCGGCGATGTTGACGATCGCCATCCCGGCATCGACGACGCGGAAGTAGGCGACCGCGTTGACGTTCACCGTGACGTTATCGCGGGTGATGACCTCCTGTCGGGGGATATCCATCGTGAGGGTTCGGAGGTCGACACGAATCATCCGTTCGATGAACGGGACCAGCAGGATCAGCCCCGGCCCGCGCGCGCCCGCAAGCCGGCCGAGACGAAAGACGACGCCTCGTTCGTACTCCTGGGTGATCTTGATCGTTGCCGAGGCAAAGATGATCAAAAACAGGATGATCGCGCCGACGGCGATGAGAATACCTACGTTCACGTCAACTCCATTCGCTTGCGCCACGCACCATGTGGCATATCAGGTTCCTGCGGTCGGGAGAGGAAGCGCCGGTGTCGTTGCGTCGTGTTCTGGTTCGGCCGGCGTCACCACAAGCGCCAGCCCTTCGATCGCCACGACACGGACGTGCTCTCCCGTGTGGATCGGCGCGTCTGCTCGCGCTTGCCAGAGCTCGCCGAACACGAAGACCATACCCTCCGGATCGAGGTCAGAGCGGACTATGCCGACTGTTCCAACCAGCGCCGACAGGCCGGTAACGGCCGGCTTCTTCCGAATGCGGACAACGGCGCCGATGATAAAGCCGAAGAACACCGCCATCATCGCTGTCATCGCAAAGACAACACTCCGGGAGACCTGCAACACACTGGGGCTGCGGGTGTTCGCCAGCATAAGCGAACCGAGCAAGAACGCGCCGATGCCGCTGAGCGTGAGAACGCCATGGCTCGGCAGGAAGACATCGAGCGCAAACAGGATGAAGGCGAGGATCATCAGCGCCAGCCCTGTCCAGTTGGAATCCAGTGTGCCCAGGCCATAGAAGCCAGCCAGGAGCAATATCACACCGACCGCCCCAGGCCCGATCCCGCCCGGGTTGGCGATCTCGAAGATAATCGCCAGCGAGCCGAGACTTAGCAGGATGTAGGCGATGTTCGGGTTTGTCAGCACCTGGAGGAACTGCTCGAAGAACGACATGCGGAACGTTTCGACCTGTGCCCCGGCCGTATGAAGCACGACCGGCTGACCGAGCACATCCACTGTCCGGCCGTCCGACTGTGTGAGAAGCTCTTCCTGTGACGCGGCAATGAAATCGACAACGCCGAGCTGGACAGCCTGGCTGGCCGGGATGTTTTCCGCGTCGCGGACCGCGGCCTCGGCCCAGTCACCGTTACGTCCGCGCCGTTCGGCCAACGCGCGGATCTTGGCCACCGCGTCGTTGATGATCTTGCGGTCCATCGTGGTCGGGGTGGCGTTTGCTTCTCCACCTGCACCGATCTGCACCGGTGTCGCCGAGCCGATGTTCGTTGCCGGCGCCATCGCCGCAACATGCGCAGCGTAGGTGATATAGACCCCAGCCGAGGCCGCGCGCGCGCCATCCGGCGCGACCCAGACGATGATCGGGATCGGCGCGTTGAGGATGTCGCGCACGATGTCGTCCATCGCTGAGGATAGCCCGCCCGGCGTGTTCAGCTCGATGATAAGCGCATGATCTCCACGTTCGGAGGCGCGCTGAATGCTGCGGTCAATGTAGGTCGCCAGCGGAGGGGTAATCGCGTCATCGACACTGATCTTCCCGACACGGTTGCCCGAATCGGCCGCGGCGGTCGATGTGACAACCGCGATGAGAACACTGATCGCGACCAACATGATGGACCATTGAACCGGAGTTGACCGCTGTGGCCGCGTGGAGGATCTATACACTGCGAGCTCCTTTGCCCGACTGCGCTCCAAGTATACGGTGCAGTCGCTGGCCCGGGGCGCACGGCCAGTACAATCAACAGGCTGTCCGGACGAGAAAGGGGAAGCGGCGTGGACGAGGAAAAGCAGGAACCCGAGCAGGAATGGATGGCGAATGAGGCCGCAGCGTATCAACGGGCAGAACGCTACCTCAACAGCCTGATTTTCGGCCCGCCCTCTCCACCACCCGGCACATCGCAAGAGGAGATCCGCGCACGCGCTGTCGCCCGGCTGGCCCGACTACGCGCGTTCCTGGCGTTTCTCGGCAACCCCCAACGTGCCTACCGAACGATCCATGTTACCGGAACCTCAGGGAAAGGGTCGACAACGACGATTACTGCCAGCATCCTGACGGCGGCCGGCTATCGTGTTGGAGCACACGTTTCGCCCTATCTCCAGGTGGCTACCGAGAAGTTGCAGATCGATGGACGGCTGATTTCCGCCGGCCGGTACGAGCGCCTCGTCGATGACATGCATCGCAGTGTCGATGAGTGGGTGGCGGCAGGGCGCGAGCGACCGAACTACGGCGAGATCTGGGTCGCGATGACGCTACGATACTTCGCCGAGGAGCAGGTCGATGTCGCCGTTGTCGAGGTCGGGGCAGGTGGACGATTCGACGTTACCAACGTCCTCGAACCCGATGTCGTCGCGATCACCAGCGTCGGTCTGGACCACACGGTCACCCTCGGATCAACGCTGGAGGAGATTGCCTGGCACAAGGCCGGAATCATCAAGCCCGGATCGGTCGCAGTCACCGCAGTGACTGGCCCTGAGACCCTTCCGATTATCGAAGAGGAGTGCCGGCAGACTGGCGCTGATCTGGTCGTTGTCCGGGAAGGGGAGCGATATCGCGACGTGCGCGCGGACGCCGATGGCACGTCGTTCATCGACGGCGCTACCGACGAAGCAATGCGGATCACATTGCCTGGCACGTTTCAGGCGTCGAACGCAGCGATGGCAATCGAGATCGCGCGCCGGTTTACCCACGGTCACCTGCCCGTCGAGACGCTCCGAGCAGGACTGGCGGCGGCCCGTTTCCCGGGCCGGATGGAGCTAGTGCAGGACAATCCACGAGTGCTGCTGGACGGCGCCCACAACCCCGAGAAGGTTGCCTCGCTGGCGCGGAACCTCGAGCATCTCTACCCTCACCAGCGCAAGCTGATCATCTTCGGTGCGCTCGAATCGAAATCGCATGCCAGCATGCTGGCGTCGCTGTCCCCGCTAGCCGGCCTGGTCATCGCGACAATGCCGCGCGTCCTGGCAAAGCCAGCGACCGACGCCGCCGAGATCGCCGCCGAGGTTATCGGTGATGTCGAGGTGATCATTGAGCCGTCCCCGGAACGCGCCATCGAGATCGCCCTGGCGCGCGCAGAACCGGACGATCTCGTGGTCGTCACCGGCTCGCTCTACCTCGTCGGCAACATCCGCGAACGCTGGTATCCGTCGGAGGCGATCCTCAGTCAGAGCAACTGCTGGCCGCGCACGACGCCGCTAGGGTTGTGGGATCCGCCCCTGCTTGCGAAGGAAACGTAGCAACCCATCGATCGACATCCAGTGGGGCGTCGTCAGCTCGAACATCGGAGCGAGATCGGATGTGCCGTTGCGGCCCATTTCCTCGAGAACGACAGCGCCAAGCCTCGCGATCATCGCGTCCCGATCGAGACCGTCGATAGCCCACTGCTCGACCAGCGCCACCCACTGATCCAGCCGGGCGCCAAGCTGGTCGAGATGCGGCGAGACATCATCCCAGGGGCCGAAGTGCGTCAGAAGCATCCGGTCGGGATTGGCGGCTCGGAGCCGGGCAATGCTGGCGTGCCAACCGACGATATCGACGTCGGGAGGTGGCGTTGGGGGCCAGACCTCGATGGCCGGCGGAATCCGGACGCCCGCGACGTCCCCGACGAAGATCAGCCGAGCGTCCTCGTCGTGATAGGCGATATGGTGTGAGGCGTGCCCCGGTGTGTACATCGCTCGCAGCGTCCGACCACCGATCGAGACGATTTCGTTGTCGGTAACGATGACGACCCGGTCCGCCGGGACAGGCCGGATCTCGCCCCAGAGCAGATCCATCCGGTCA is a window encoding:
- a CDS encoding MBL fold metallo-hydrolase encodes the protein MDIDDQTRWLTSEIGLIDLHFQGMPRVIGAYLLPTSDGLALIECGPTTTLDALETGIRSLGHDLADVRHVLVTHIHLDHAGAAGVLLDRLPQAQLYVHEIGAPHMIDPTNLVRSAARIYGDRMDLLWGEIRPVPADRVVIVTDNEIVSIGGRTLRAMYTPGHASHHIAYHDEDARLIFVGDVAGVRIPPAIEVWPPTPPPDVDIVGWHASIARLRAANPDRMLLTHFGPWDDVSPHLDQLGARLDQWVALVEQWAIDGLDRDAMIARLGAVVLEEMGRNGTSDLAPMFELTTPHWMSIDGLLRFLRKQGRIPQP